The following are encoded in a window of Dysidea avara chromosome 4, odDysAvar1.4, whole genome shotgun sequence genomic DNA:
- the LOC136253833 gene encoding beta-2-glycoprotein 1-like produces MPSKPPPSITCRPFEPIANGKIEVTGLTYDSVAHFNCDPGYYITGSAMRSCDTDGEWNGIEGVCKRKCTAPQSIKCNDGTRVYPTKSALIADSGDVVQYRVPSGYGLIGDPFVCQPDSTWSAPPDCLKLCDDKQNIPNAVITINHDIKSYTRKITCNEGYQPDGVVMFKFVTLEHGPQFSDPVNEDVVIFLWPMAVPQ; encoded by the exons ATGCCATCCAAGCCACCACCTT CAATTACATGTCGTCCATTTGAACCTATTGCCAATGGAAAGATTGAAGTAACTGGACTGACATATGATTCAGTGGCACATTTTAACTGTGATCCTGGATATTATATCACTGGCTCTGCGATGCGTAGTTGTGACACAGATGGTGAATGGAATGGGATAGAAGGAGTCTGTAAAC GCAAATGTACAGCTCCGCAGTCCATTAAGTGTAACGATGGAACAAGAGTCTACCCAACTAAATCAGCATTAATTGCTGATAGTGGAGATGTTGTCCAGTATAGAGTCCCCAGTGGATATGGATTAATTGGGGACCCTTTCGTCTGTCAACCTGACTCAACATGGAGTGCACCTCCAGACTGTCTGA AACTCTGTGATGATAAACAAAACATACCTAATGCAGTAATCACTATAAATCATGACATCAAGAGTTATACTCGCAAGATCACATGCAATGAAGGATATCAACCTGATGGTGTAGTTATGTTCAAATTTGTTACTTTGGAACATGGACCCCAATTTTCAGATCCTGTAAAC GAGGATGTAGTGATTTTTCTTTGGCCAATGGCAGTACCACAATGA
- the LOC136252014 gene encoding uncharacterized protein, which produces MCRTTQVFCSSLVVFLLSSYTTAMIPSWLSAVSFKCRGDDNCAGALIDKQWIVTTASCFKKCDGDLPRRFKAFLNIPNRGNRRRASLKSGSRVSVEDVWMHPRYNSTTFANNIALVKLECHDLTLNINADFTKTNCSMPMDCSTQNPSGYLYASRNNFRSRQPSWEIDSDGNIALPHCSVQLGMDAIYYCASQPVAVSSNKMSKCVKRRRIVPTTPICYHNEWITSVMQDNKDACASPTDAPIPTDKPSDDPTPGLPTPTNAATNESAPTSTPDESTLTDAPTSITSTASTSTPITSTETPSTVKPLAGIQVVTTPQIVIVPSEVVTPQPNEVTSQSTEATTLQSTEAVTPQPTEAVTPQSSTEIVTPQPTEAVTLQSTEAVTPQSSTEAVTPQPTEAATPQSSTEIVTPQPTEAVTLQPTEAVIPQSTEAVGPQPIGPQSTEAAIPKSTEAVRPQPTEDMTPQPTEDITSEPVATSTTPSQTPGDNGCMLMIDNGEATVAHYINDGATLVIEYTCNRGYHFSLNNNKLNRICINGNMPSKPPPCKQITCRPFEPIANGKIEVTGLTYASVAHFICDPGYYITGSAIRSCDTDGEWNGIEGVCKRKCTVPQSIECNDGTRVYPTKSAFADIGDVVQYSVPSGYGLIGDPPVCQPDSTWSAPPNCLKLCDERQNIPNAVVTINRDIKSYTRKITCNEGYQPDGSDVQSCYFGIWTPIFKSCKRGCSDIALANGNTTLMLDNEFALIECDKGFHLDPPLVLLSCKEGMWLPSIPTCVPDQ; this is translated from the exons ATGTGCAGAACTACTCAAGTGTTTTGTAGCAGCCTGGTAGTGTTCCTACTATCCAGCTATACTACAGCCATGATACCATCATGGTTATCAGCTGTGTCATTTAAATGTCGTGGTGATGATAACTGTGCAGGAGCTCTTATTGATAAACAATGGATAGTCACTACTGCTTCATGTTTCAAAAAATGTGATGGTGATTTACCACGACGCTTTAAAGCTTTTCTAAATATCCCAAATAGAGGCAATAGGAGGCGGGCTTCTTTGAAGAGTGGCTCTAGAGTCTCTGTTGAGGACGTTTGGATGCATCCAAGGTATAACTCTACTACGTTTGCCAACAACATTGCACTAGTCAAACTTGAATGCCATGATCTCACTCTTAATATCAATGCtgactttacaaaaactaattGCTCTATGCCAATGGACTGTTCTACTCAGAATCCCTCTGGTTATTTATATGCCTCAAGAAATAACTTTAGATCAAGACAACCAAGTTGGGAAATTGATTCAGATGGCAATATAGCTCTGCCACATTGTTCTGTTCAACTGGGTATGGATGCCATCTATTACTGTGCCAGCCAACCAGTTGCTGTCTCATCTAATAAAATGAGTAAATGTGTTAAGAGACGAAGGATAGTTCCCACAACTCCAATCTGTTATCATAATGAATGGATAACATCTGTCATGCAGG ATAACAAGGATGCTTGTGCATCACCCACTGATGCTCCTATCCCAACCGATAAGCCTAGTGATGACCCAACACCTGGGTTACCAACACCAACCAATGCTGCAACAAATGAGTCAGCACCAACATCAACTCCAGATGAATCAACACTGACTGATGCTCCAACATCTATTACATCAACTGCATCAACCTCCACTCCTATCACCTCCACTGAAACTCCATCAACTGTTAAACCCCTTGCAGGCATTCAGGTTGTAACTACACCACAAATAGTTATAGTACCATCTGAAGTTGTAACACCTCAACCTAACGAGGTAACCTCACAATCCACTGAAGCTACAACTCTACAGTCAACTGAAGCTGTAACACCACAACCAACTGAAGCTGTAACACCACAATCATCCACTGAAATTGTAACGCCACAACCAACTGAAGCTGTGACACTGCAATCCACTGAAGCTGTAACACCACAATCATCCACTGAAGCTGTAACACCACAGCCAACTGAAGCTGCAACACCACAATCATCCACTGAAATTGTAACGCCACAACCAACTGAAGCTGTGACACTGCAACCAACTGAAGCTGTGATACCGCAATCTACTGAAGCTGTGGGACCACAACCAATCGGACCACAATCCACTGAAGCTGCGATACCAAAATCCACTGAAGCTGTAAGACCACAACCAACCGAAGATATGACTCCACAACCCACTGAAGACATAACATCAGAACCTGTTGCAACCTCAACAACACCCTCACAAACACCTGGTGACAATG GATGTATGCTGATGATTGATAATGGAGAAGCTACTGTTGCTCACTATATTAATGATGGAGCTACCCTTGTAATAGAGTACACATGTAATAGAGGATATCACTTTTCTCTTAATAATAACAAATTAAACAGAATTTGCATCAATGGAAACATGCCATCCAAGCCACCACCTTGTAAAC AAATTACATGTCGTCCATTTGAACCTATTGCCAATGGAAAGATTGAAGTGACTGGACTAACGTATGCTTCAGTGGCACATTTTATCTGTGATCCTGGATATTATATCACTGGCTCTGCGATACGTAGTTGTGACACAGATGGTGAATGGAATGGAATAGAAGGAGTCTGTAAAC GCAAATGTACAGTTCCACAGTCCATTGAGTGTAATGATGGAACACGAGTCTACCCAACTAAATCAGCATTTGCTGATATTGGAGATGTGGTCCAGTATAGTGTACCCAGTGGATATGGATTAATTGGGGACCCTCCCGTCTGTCAACCTGACTCAACATGGAGTGCACCTCCCAATTGCTTGA AACTCTGTGATGAAAGACAAAACATACCTAATGCAGTAGTCACCATAAATCGTGACATCAAGAGTTATACTCGCAAGATCACATGCAATGAAGGATATCAACCTGATGGTAGTGATGTTCAAAGTTGTTACTTTGGAATATGGACCCCAATCTTCAAATCCTGTAAAC GAGGATGTAGTGATATTGCTTTGGCCAATGGCAATACCACATTGATGCTTGACAATGAgtttgctctaatagagtgtgaTAAAGGTTTCCACTTGGATCCTCCActagtgttgctatcatgtaaAGAAGGAATGTGGCTACCATCCATTCCTACTTGTGTACctgaccaataa